The nucleotide sequence GAATATGACTTTCAAATAATCTTGTATGGTCTATAGATAATTGTAATCTTGACTTGGATTGTATTTGTGTAGTGATTAACTCAGCAAATGGTGATGTTTGCGATGTTCCATGTGTGCCTGGAAAGTACGAGCTTTTCGAATGTGCCCATGACTGTATGGTGGATGGGTTCTCTACAGGATATTGTGATAAAAAATCTCAGAAATGCTGTTGCACCAACAAAGGGATTTAATATCAGGTCTTTGAAAATTGTCTGAGGCTTCAGTTATGAAGTGTAATGTTgaatgaaataaaacaaaattattctatatatatatatatattatggcttcataacttaattatttatttcgACGTCAATATATAGACAACAACAAAAGTTCAGAATTAAACTGCATATTCCTATTATTAATTTGACAGATTGTTAACTTACCTTTCAATGTTGACATCGAAATCACAAACCTTTCAACGTCAACAAAATGCAGTCTCAAATACAGTTGACATATGTAGAAAATTAACAACTAAAAACATGAAACAACTAAACCATAAAAAGTGCTAAGCAATAGATGACAAAACATGAACTGAATGCCAAAGGAACGGCTCGAGACTGCGTAGATCTAAACCCAGGCCCTCCATAAAAGAAATGGCTCTTCCATTCATCTGTATATTCAGTCTTGACGTTGTAGGATTCAGGGTTTGTTACTATTTTCTTGATATTTTGGATCGGCTGCAGACTATTGTTGTTATCTATGAACTTGAGGTTGCGGAAATAGCTGCTTTTGCCGAATCCTTCTTTGGGGAAGTGGCCAGACCccatttgagtctttgtatggCGGCTGAAATTTTGCAAGTTTAAGATTTCACCGCCCCATTCCGCGATGGTTGCGTAATCAGCTAAGGTTGTGAAAAGTTCTTTCGGCCAGTAACCTACCAATAAGTTACTGGGTCCCAAGCTCAGCCACCAATTCCCATATATACGATCCTATCAAAACGAATACATATAAATGTTTAGGAATTGAAACATATAGAATTTTaataagaaacatatatatatgtaaagcaGTGGGAAAAAGAAACGGACCTTCCATACAAGTATGGTAATCTCGTATTGACTACCTCCGAAAGAAGAAGTGGGAGAAATAGCTCCACCAAGGACAATACTGCTACTAGTTTGTATAAAACCAGAGCATCTTAGGTTATAGCATCCGTTCTTATACGAATCACTCTGTAAAATGCTACATTATTGTTACCAACAAACATAATAAACTAATTCAAGTTCGTGTTATTCTAGAtggttttaattaatgcattAATACAAGCAAAACCAGTAGTATGGATGCTTTAAAACTCAGTTAAAGATTaacaactgtttttttttgtgtttttttttctatttagtgtaaatatttttaaatcaaatatataataatgattaAACATTAAAATGTGATTTAAATTTTGTAGAAGATTCAAATTTTGTTTGCAATTTGGGTCATAAGATACTAATTTGAAAAGTATGTAGAGTTAGCCCTGAGAGTTGAAGGTCCAGAAGCCTAATTATTTTTCGGCCTTCAAAAATATGGAAATCAAAATATCACGGGCTGGAATAGAATTTTACAAGGCCTTAAGCCTTTGTTCTGATTTCTGTTCAGGGCCGGGTCTGTAAGTATGtgttaattttgaaaatcttattattctttttatttaagttttgttaACTCCATATGTTTTAAAagtttcttttaatatttgtatatatatagatattctTGTAGTAATTTTCCAACTCACAACGTAAAAATACGCCAAGGAGAGagtaataatcaatttaaaaaaccaattacatttattttaatatattgattTGTTGCTTAACTTTTGAAAAATGTactgtaaataaattaaatataatcgaattttgtaaatgtaatttaaatatttaaatatatatatatatatttaaaattaaatcaagagattttattttgtatattataacttaaattaagagatcttattaattaatgtaattttgaaaacatatttCACGATATTTGTATCCACTTTATTGTCCTCTagtattgttttttatatattgcataatatttttgtatagtaTAGAAACTAAAAATAGTATAATATCCACaataaacttataatattaCTCCTTTAATTGTTATTTGTCACAGTACTCTTTGCTCAAAGTAATACAGTTATTGTATtaccaaaatattaaataatattaataatgttCTATAACATAAAATGCGATAAAACTGATAAAGAAACTTACTGTCCAAAAAATAAATAGCCTCGGTTTGTTATCGCCATACAACGTCGGAAGAACCTAAATATTTGAATAATGCAACCATGTTAGTTTATTAATAATAGTACGTAtatatttgatgaaaattaTGGAAACATCcacaatcaaaaatttaaaccaacCTGCCAGCCAACCTCTAGGGTGTTAAGGTCATTAGTCTTATATTTTCCCGAGCTAATCCAAATCTGAGATATAGACATCTCCTTTCCCTCTATCGCCGGATCCCATACGTTAATCGTGGCTTTTGCTCCGTATAGTTCTGGTGGGCTTTTCTGACTTATGATCGCATACTATCATTCCACACCACATATCTATAACAATAAAGGAGGGTTTTCTCTCACCTCATGCGTCCACGTCACCACATAGGGTGGGGCTTTTCGTGACACGTGTCGCCATACCAAGCTATTTGTGATTTTTGTGCAATCTGGTTCTTTAATGCCACTTATTCGAACTGGACTTTTATTACATTTTCATATTAAGCTCAATCCTTTAGCCCATTCCTTTGAACATCTGTTACAAGCCCACACGATTaggtttcttcttcatttttcctTTCACGCCTGCGACCTTCCTTCTTCCTCTCAAGACGACCCCCCTACGAAATTTCACAGAGACTTAAAGCTGCGTTCGATCTTCGTAACGTCTCAACCATCCATTAATCTGTTCTTTACTCCGAGTTTTTCCTTGATTATTCCACTCCTCCCGCGTTTCATTTATTCCTCATCACCACCTCTGTCAGCTTCCTCACACTCATTATCTCAAAGAAGCGTTGTGACTCTCCTCTCCACAAACGGCCAAAAAACTATCCAAACCATGACGGCTTCCCAACTATCGCTCTCTGCATTGAATCGTTGTAATGGCGACAATTGTCACACGGCTGCTCCCTTTTTGGGAAGCTCGGAATGTGAAGAAAGGCGTTGAAGAAGCTGGGATGATGAGTACTGAATCCTTACTAAACAACTTCTTAAGTGTTTTTCGTTACTTCCCGttaaaaactcaatttttagGTCTTTTAGTTTGCTGTTAGAAATATTGAACCTTGCGTCTAGGGATTGATTCATATAGGCTGAGCTTTATGTGTAGAAGACTAAAGGAAAGATCTTTCAAAATCAAAGCTTTGATTCTTCGGCTGACAATGCGTTATCTCAAATATTTTCTCTACAAATAATGTCTAACAAgagttttgaccaaaaaaaaaaatatatatatataatgtctaACAAGAGAAAGTGGTGAAAACAAATCGTGATACCACTATGAACAGTTCAAAAGTGATCGATCAGGTTCACTGGTAAATCAAACTTCTGATTTGGTTTTCATTTTCAGTGACTTAAAACACATATGCTCTGTATTtgggttataattttttttttgg is from Brassica napus cultivar Da-Ae chromosome A4, Da-Ae, whole genome shotgun sequence and encodes:
- the LOC106394135 gene encoding uncharacterized protein LOC106394135, with product MDFPQILRFILVLAIIKVAVTIKTSDGDDVECMDKIKQPAFESTLLKNHKIQEWPSEIPPRTVEADKKSKLETWEAQVSTVNCPEGTVPVRNYSVSKTDRTGPDFTSYNRGHEYAIISQKSPPELYGAKATINVWDPAIEGKEMSISQIWISSGKYKTNDLNTLEVGWQVLPTLYGDNKPRLFIFWTSDSYKNGCYNLRCSGFIQTSSSIVLGGAISPTSSFGGSQYEITILVWKDRIYGNWWLSLGPSNLLVGYWPKELFTTLADYATIAEWGGEILNLQNFSRHTKTQMGSGHFPKEGFGKSSYFRNLKFIDNNNSLQPIQNIKKIVTNPESYNVKTEYTDEWKSHFFYGGPGFRSTQSRAVPLAFSSCFVIYCLALFMV